The nucleotide sequence CTCAAGATATTCCTTAGACTTTGGCTGTATATCTTCATGAAGTACGTTACATTGAATATCTTCTATAACTAACAAAGTTTTCAAACACCATATATTTTCCTTACCAGAGAAGCTAATATCATCATTGTTAATTAGTATAATATTCTCTGTGaactctttcaaaataGAACTATATTTCTCCTGTTTCATATGCTCTTTTAAGGCACTATCTCTAATAAACCAAATAAGGTATGTCCATACCGACTGATCTTCCGCATCTGTAAACATTGCATTCTTGATGTATTCAAGCTCAGAGTCAATAAAGCTATCAATGTttgatatttcatttctttcaatcATGTTTTCTATCAATGCAGTTCTTTGGAACCAGGCACTGAAGTTTGATATGTTTTGATTAATTTTCTTCGTAGTATAAGCAAATTCATCAGAGTCGAGACTTTCCTGCTTTATTCTTTCTAGATTTCTAACAATGAATCTTCTGTAATGCCAACCATGGAAGTTTCTGGCATCCATTTCTAAGAGTTTGCTTAATATACCCAATTCAGTTAACCATATTTTTAATGGGGAATTTGGGTAGTTTTCTAAGCACCACACTCTGTGATTCCATATCCAATACACCTTTGGATgagttttcaatttctccATGGTAAACATCAGTTCCCCATCCCAAAAACCCACGTCAAGTGTAGACGAAAGTGACTTTATTATCTGGCGTCTATAATTCCACACCACATTGAGCTCAGGATTCGCATTCAATAGACGTGTAGTCTTGAGAAGGGAGTCTGCATCTAGAACTCCACGATCTTTCAAAGCTAGCACTTCATCAGTCAGGCTTCTATAATCTAATATTTCTTGACGTTCCTTCTCGCGTTTTTGCCTTAGCAATTCTTTAGTCCAttcccttcttttcactCCATGCTGTATTTGATTCCATTACCTCTTTAGTTAGTAATTCCAAACTCGGTAAAATCCTCATAATCAAACTTGTTTACACTTGAACATACCATTTTAAAGGTATACTGCACTTTAAGCCTTTCAATCTAGATAATCTACTACTATGTTGTTATTACTTTGATAGTGTTTTACGTTCTATATTCCGAAGAGCCTAAAAAATCGTTGTTTTAAATATTCCTGGTTCGAAGTCGTACAAACAAGTCTCTTTTATTATCTTTAAAACAAAGATAAAGATGATCAATTGATACACGAAAGGCCAACAAACTATAAGGACTATGGAAGCGATATCTTTGAAAGGATCTACTAGAATAATTACTGAGTTTTTTGAATATAGCTtaaattcaattctttaCCAACGCGCCGTATATCCGGCAGAAGACTTTACAACTGTCAAAAAGTACGACTTAAGCCTTTTAAAAACGGTTGATACGGAATTGAAGCAATATATTAGAACTATTCTCCAACAAGTACATAGGTGGCTCTTGGGAGGTAAATGTCATAAACTTGTTCTTTGCATTGTAGATAAAGATGATGGAGAAACAATAGAGAGATGGGATTTTAATGTGAATGGGTCGGAAAGCGCCAACGGCGAGATGCAAGAAAATATAGAAGTTCCATTAGAAGAAACCCAAAAAGAGATTCGGGCACTACTAAGACAGATAACTGCTAGTGTCACCTTTTTACCTGAGTTGAAAAACGAAGGAAATTATACATTCAATGTTCTTGCATACACGGATAGCAATGCACATGTTCCAATGGAATGGACTGATGCTGAATCCAAAGATGTAGAGGATGGAGAAGCTGTCCAGTTTAAGTCATTCAAAACCTCTAACTACTCAGTGGGTGCACAAGTCACATATAAATTCTAACGTTCAGCTTAAGGATATTATGAAAATCTAAACAAGACCATAAATATAGTCACTGACTTAGGACATCAATTATGTCAATAATTTATCTCTTACCAAGATTAAAATGTTCTTCACTATTAAGCACATCCCCTTTGCATATTTATTCCTCATAATGATGTTTCTTCCAGACTTCGatccaaatcttcaaatgttCGATTAACTTTTCCCTTAACAATCCTTCACATTCCCCTTGCATAAATGGAAATAATTGAGCCAAGAGACATGATTCAaacattttcattttggaTACAGCAGTGATATCAAACTTGATTTCCTTTCTTATCTTGAACAATGCTGCTAGGTCTAGACGAATCATGTTTGTGTTTGAGGCAACATCAATTATATCACGAATAATTGTTGCCTCGTATTGGAGATCCACAGGATCATTATTTGCCAACCTAAAATAAAGGTACATTATCCGATCATAAATTGGTTCATTAACAAGTTCGGGTATTTTAGTTGCTATTAAGGGTTGGAATTCATCATATTTACCTGCCAACTCATTAATTAAATCACCAGTTGTTTTAGTGTCTATGGTAATGTTATAACTACTTCTAATTATCTCAACAGGAAATAGAGCAGCAAAGTGATATGGGTCAACACTTTTTGAAATCAGATTTACCTTAGAGAAACTATCGGCATCAATGGCATATGTCACTGATATATGCCACAATAATATAGTTACCGTACACAAAAGTCGCTTCATTGATGATAGCATTATCAGtttataataaaatatccAGATTACAATCCGTATCACTTAGAAATATAGAGAGTTAAACCTTAAAAGTTTTGGGTGTTTGTCAAAACACTGTTATGACGAAAAGATACTTTTATATAATTTGGTTAACTTGTGTTTTATCttttaacctttttttctgtcaCTACCAAAGGAAAAGTTAGGTTATTgcaaaaaaatgaaaagcGAGTGTAATTGACATATGGTGATAAAATACTTACACTCGCGCAAatatattgtatatatttaatagATCGTTTATCAGTTTTAATAATTCTACATAGCAgtaaaactaaaaaattCAAGTAAATCAACCCTtcttaaagaaaaagctaGAATTTGAGACAAGTTGCTTGATATCATTCAATTTATGTGCGGGTACCTTTGGTGATGAGCTTCTACTCGGTGTGTTTCTGACAATTTGTTTATTAGTGGAAAATCCAGGACGAGGCACTTCATATATTTTTAGTTCGTTGGTAATAAAATTCTTCCATGTAGGTTCCACAACCCTCGATAAGTTATGAATGAAGTTCTGTAACTCTCTAACATTAAAAATGATTTCACTAGAGCTTAAAGGAGTGTTCTCATCATGAGATTGTTGGAATTCGGACCAAATTCGTTTCCAAAGGGCCAAATCCCATGGGATACCCTTTAATGCCAAAATGAAGGACCAAAAGTTCGGATCAGTATTCTTACTCTTCGTAATCGCATGGTAAGTCTCTAAATATGTCGTATCAGGATCTAATGGAGATACGAGAAGCTTCAAAAATTGGGTCAGTTTATCCATGTTGGAATCAATATGGGTCGTTATTCTTTTTGCAGATATATCACTATGAGGTAGATTTTCAGGAAGAGATCTTAACACTTTTCTTAACAATTCAACATCAAGTAGTAACTGTTCTGATATGTTGATTACTTGCTTAACTTCGAACTGCCTTTTTGAATTTAAGGTACAATAGGGAAGTGATGGTTTTAAAAGCTTTATTATTTGTGcttcaaaagaaattgtAATAGAGTCAATGGTTCTATCCAAAAAGTTCCATGAGTAAACATCCCTATTAAATTGACTTAAAATTTTGTAGAGAGTAGAGTTGTTTATGTCATCTGGTTGTAAAATGTTTTGCAAAGTTGTCACATATCTACTGTAGTCTTCAACCATAGTGTTTGACCAATTAGTATTTACGAATTCTCTCCACACAAATTCGAATTCCTTGTTAATTATTCTGTTTAGCAATAAATTGATCCCACCTGCTACTAGGTTCatgtatttttgtttgattgGATCAAAAATCTTGACGACTTTATCaatattatcatcatcaccttCCAGATATTCTGATAACTTTTCTTGTAACTGATCGATGGTTATGGCGCAATAATCTGCTGTATTTATTAATAATACAGTATACTTCAAAACCTCATCTCTATCACTGATTGCCGTATTGTctggtaataataatgggtttaaaattttttgaTGATACTCGTTCAGCCACTTGACGAAGAACTGGGCTAACTCTATCATAATACTGGATTTATTACCACCTTCAATCAAACTAAATGTTTGCGAAAGAATACTCCGGTAGGTCCTAAACAAGTCTGCGCTTGAAGGCACGACAAGAGATTCATTTTCAGCGGGTAACTTTTGTTCATTAAGGTAAGTGAGAATTTTAGCATTCAATGTAGTGTCTTGATGTCTAACCCAGAACTTGAGGTAGGGTTCAAAGCATGTCGATATCTTTCCTTCATACTTATGAGAGAACTTAACAGagatatatttttcaaattctaATGTTGTTTGCAATGCCTGCATAAACAAGTCAATAGATGTATTGTCAGATAGATCTCTTTTTAGTAGTATTTTCAAATCGTTTGACGTCATCGAGAAGAATGAGTCTGTTAATCTTAATGGGATTTCCCAATCGGCAGGGAAATAATTACTAGTGTTGGATTGGAAGTTGTTCAAAacctttttgaaaaaaatgtatcTACGAGACAAGTTCTCCAATGAACCGGCTTCGTCGTCTACTTGGAAtatttctttaatttcGTAGAGCAGAGAATCTAAACAGAGTTGTACAATTCTCTCTTTATAGCGCTCATCAGCTGCTACTATTGAACATACTCCGGACTTCATTGTATCATAATCATATTTGCTGTTTTCTCCGTCTTTCAACACTTCTTTCGTTACCCTTTCACAAGCCTGTAAAGTATCGCTTTCTAAGCGGTTAATTTGATTTAAGAACTTGCAGAATTCATCGAGGGCCTTGTAATCTTGAAAAGATACCGATAAGGAGTGCATTACTTTGAATGGTCCACATAAACCGACGTAATCCTCGGACTCAAGACACTTTTTCGCACTCACATAAGCATCGCTtaacattttcaaattctcAAAACATGTCATAGACTTTgttatattctttttagCGTTATCTAAATGTGATATATCACGTGTGAGCTCAGCTATATTAGCTTCCGTTGTGTTCGACATTTCTTTAGTCTTAGCTATTGTCTCAAATAGCGTATCGAAAtcgtattcttcttgtagTTGCTCTGGTTCATttgcttttgaagaactttctcGCAGGCCATTTTCCAATGTCAATTTGTATTGCTCCGTCAATTTTAAGACGCTATCGATTTCTGTCAACGATGCTGTGCTACCAAATATTTTAGTCAAGTCATCCAGCGGATCGTAATCCAGAGATTCAGATATCATAACTATTATTAGGGTTTGAACCAACTGGAAGGGGTGCTGCAACTGTTTCAACAATTACTCGAGAAACGTCTCTGCGACTATGCTCAATGGGTGGCAGATCTCAGCAGAGtgatattaata is from Kluyveromyces marxianus DMKU3-1042 DNA, complete genome, chromosome 2 and encodes:
- the BET4 gene encoding Rab geranylgeranyltransferase BET4, producing MHGVKRREWTKELLRQKREKERQEILDYRSLTDEVLALKDRGVLDADSLLKTTRLLNANPELNVVWNYRRQIIKSLSSTLDVGFWDGELMFTMEKLKTHPKVYWIWNHRVWCLENYPNSPLKIWLTELGILSKLLEMDARNFHGWHYRRFIVRNLERIKQESLDSDEFAYTTKKINQNISNFSAWFQRTALIENMIERNEISNIDSFIDSELEYIKNAMFTDAEDQSVWTYLIWFIRDSALKEHMKQEKYSSILKEFTENIILINNDDISFSGKENIWCLKTLLVIEDIQCNVLHEDIQPKSKEYLEKLIIIDPLRRNRYKFQLESL
- the MAD2 gene encoding spindle checkpoint protein MAD2, with the protein product MEAISLKGSTRIITEFFEYSLNSILYQRAVYPAEDFTTVKKYDLSLLKTVDTELKQYIRTILQQVHRWLLGGKCHKLVLCIVDKDDGETIERWDFNVNGSESANGEMQENIEVPLEETQKEIRALLRQITASVTFLPELKNEGNYTFNVLAYTDSNAHVPMEWTDAESKDVEDGEAVQFKSFKTSNYSVGAQVTYKF
- the VPS53 gene encoding Vps53p, producing MISESLDYDPLDDLTKIFGSTASLTEIDSVLKLTEQYKLTLENGLRESSSKANEPEQLQEEYDFDTLFETIAKTKEMSNTTEANIAELTRDISHLDNAKKNITKSMTCFENLKMLSDAYVSAKKCLESEDYVGLCGPFKVMHSLSVSFQDYKALDEFCKFLNQINRLESDTLQACERVTKEVLKDGENSKYDYDTMKSGVCSIVAADERYKERIVQLCLDSLLYEIKEIFQVDDEAGSLENLSRRYIFFKKVLNNFQSNTSNYFPADWEIPLRLTDSFFSMTSNDLKILLKRDLSDNTSIDLFMQALQTTLEFEKYISVKFSHKYEGKISTCFEPYLKFWVRHQDTTLNAKILTYLNEQKLPAENESLVVPSSADLFRTYRSILSQTFSLIEGGNKSSIMIELAQFFVKWLNEYHQKILNPLLLPDNTAISDRDEVLKYTVLLINTADYCAITIDQLQEKLSEYLEGDDDNIDKVVKIFDPIKQKYMNLVAGGINLLLNRIINKEFEFVWREFVNTNWSNTMVEDYSRYVTTLQNILQPDDINNSTLYKILSQFNRDVYSWNFLDRTIDSITISFEAQIIKLLKPSLPYCTLNSKRQFEVKQVINISEQLLLDVELLRKVLRSLPENLPHSDISAKRITTHIDSNMDKLTQFLKLLVSPLDPDTTYLETYHAITKSKNTDPNFWSFILALKGIPWDLALWKRIWSEFQQSHDENTPLSSSEIIFNVRELQNFIHNLSRVVEPTWKNFITNELKIYEVPRPGFSTNKQIVRNTPSRSSSPKVPAHKLNDIKQLVSNSSFFFKKG